The Chrysemys picta bellii isolate R12L10 chromosome 12, ASM1138683v2, whole genome shotgun sequence genome has a segment encoding these proteins:
- the LOC135974785 gene encoding uncharacterized protein LOC135974785, translating into MSERGYSRDATQCRVKIKELRQGYQKTKEANGRSGSHPQTSRFYEALHSILGAAATTTPPLTVDSEDGILSTAGSSDMLADGEDEEGDEEDEAVDSAYNADFPDSQDLITLTEIPYQPSPAVNPDTESGEGSATTSATVSQPSLASHSQRLAQIRRRKKRTREDMFSELMGCSRAQAAQQTQWRENLSQMHQAHMEREERWQQEDQQATQTLLGLMREQTDTLRRLRDVLQERRQEDRAPLQSICNRPPPPPSPIPPSPKVQRRRGGRVRANSHSTPADSSSSRRLSFPKI; encoded by the exons atgtcagagagaggatacagccgggatgcaacgcagtgccgcgtgaaaatcaaggagctgagacaaggctaccagaagaccaaagaggcaaacggacgctccggatcccatccccagacatcccgtttctacgaggcactgcattccatcctaggtgcggccgccaccactaccccaccactgactgtggactctgaggatgggatattgtccacggccggttcctcggacatgttagcggacggggaagatgaggaaggagatgaggaggacgaggcagtcgacagcgcttacaacgctgatttccccgacagccaggatctcatcacccttacagagatcccctaccaaccgtccccagccgttaacccggacacagaatctggggaaggatcagcca ccacatctgcgactgtctcacaacctagcctggcatcacactcccagaggctagcgcagattaggcgtaggaagaagaggacacgggaggacatgttctcggagcttatgggctgctcccgagcccaggcagcacagcagacccagtggcgggagaacttgtcccaaatgcaccaagcacacatggaacgggaggagaggtggcagcaggaagaccagcaggcgactcaaacgctgcttggactaatgagggagcaaacggacacgctccggcgccttagggatgttctgcaggaacggaggcaggaggacagagccccgctgcagtctatctgtaaccgccctcccccgccaccaagtcccatacccccttcacccaaagtgcaaagaaggaggggcggcagagtccgtgcaaactctcactccacccctgcagacagctctagtagtagaaggctctcattccccaaaatttga